The Triticum aestivum cultivar Chinese Spring chromosome 3A, IWGSC CS RefSeq v2.1, whole genome shotgun sequence genome includes a region encoding these proteins:
- the LOC123060790 gene encoding eukaryotic translation initiation factor 3 subunit L, translated as MASAYDREDGLAPPQQHGGGPADAYDPNYVPDSVKTFVVHLYRHIRDKNVYEIHQMYEGGFQRLSDRLFRDTPWPSAEAVAPYCDGDHVFLLLYRELWYRHAYARLSPLTASHRSESWNNYCDLFSVVLHGVVNMQLPNQWLWDMVDEFVYQFQSFCQYRAKLKNKTEDELQQLKQFDKAWNVYGVLNYLQALVEKSMIAQILEREKEGLESFTATDGYDYQGGSNVLKVLGYYSMIGLLRIHCLLGDYHTGLKCLAPINLNQQGVYTIVIGSHISTIYHYGFANLMMRRYVDATKEFNKILLYIIKYKQYHQKSPQYDQILKKNEQMYALLAICLSLCPQNKLIDENVSTQLKEKYNDKMTKMQRFDDEAYAAYDELFSYACPKFITPSPPVLDQPLTNYNQDAYRLQLKLFLYEVKQQQLLSGIRSYLKLYSAITITKLAQYMEMDEATLRSILMTYKHKMHAVDSNGKIVSSADFDFYINEDVIHVVESKSTKRHGDYFLRQILKFEETIAELDKVQLD; from the exons ATGGCGTCCGCCTACGACCGGGAGGACGGCCTCGcgccgccgcagcagcacggcggcgGCCCCGCCGACGCCTACGATCCCAACTACGTGCCGGACTCGGTGAAGACCTTCGTGGTGCACCTGTACCGCCACATCCGCGACAAGAACGTCTACGAGATCCACCAGATGTACGAGGGCGGCTTCCAGCGCCTCTCCGATCGCCTCTTCCGCGACACGCCCTGGCCGTCGGCGGAGGCCGTGGCGCCCTACTGCGACGGCGACcacgtcttcctcctcctctaccGCGAGCTCTGGTACCGCCACGCCTACGCGCGCCTCTCCCCCCTCACCGCCAGCCATCGCTCCGAGTCCTGGAACAACTACTGCGACCTCTTCAGCGTCGTCCTCCACGGCGTCGTCAACATGCAGCTGCCTAACCAGTGGCTGTGGGACATGGTGGACGAGTTCGTCTACCAGTTCCAGAGCTTCTGCCAGTACCGCgccaagctcaagaacaagacggAGGACGAGCTACAGCAGCTAAAGCAGTTTGACAAG GCATGGAATGTCTATGGGGTTCTCAATTACCTGCAAGCACTCGTCGAGAAGTCCATGATCGCACAGATTCTGGAGAGGGAGAAAGAGGGGCTGGAGTCGTTTACTGCCACTGATGGGTATGACTACCAGGGTGGGAGCAATGTGCTCAAGGTCCTGGGTTACTACAGCATGATTGGGCTTCTCAGGATACACTGCCTTCTTGGTGATTACCACACTGGCCTCAAGTGCTTGGCACCGATCAACCTTAACCAGCAGGGGGTCTACACCATTGTGATTGGGAGTCACATCTCGACAATCTATCATTATGGATTTGCAAACCTTATGATGCGCAG GTATGTCGATGCTACCAAGGAATTCAACAAAATTCTGCTTTACATTATAAAGTATAAGCAGTACCATCAGAAATCCCCTCAGTACGACCAGATTCTGAAGAAAAATGAGCAGATGTATGCGCTGCTGGCAATTTGCCTATCTCTGTGTCCCCAGAACAAACTCATAGATGAAAATGTTAGCACCCAGCTGAAAGAAAAGTACAATGACAAAATGACAAAGATGCAGAGGTTTGATGATGAAGCATATGCTGCCTACGATGAGCTATTTTCGTATGCCTGCCCCAAGTTTATTACCCCATCACCTCCAGTTCTGGACCAGCCACTTACAAATTATAACCAG GACGCCTATCGGCTTCAATTGAAGCTGTTCCTGTACGAAGTGAAGCAGCAGCAGCTGCTTTCTGGGATCCGGAGCTATCTAAAGTTATACTCAGCAATAACCATCACCAAACTTGCCCAGTATATGGAAATGGATGAGGCAACACTTAG GTCTATCCTTATGACGTACAAGCACAAAATGCATGCAGTTGACAGTAATGGGAAAATTGTATCCAGTGCAGACTTTGATTTCTACATTAATGAG GATGTTATTCATGTCGTAGAGTCGAAGTCGACCAAGCGCCATGGTGACTACTTTTTGAGACAGATTTTAAAG TTTGAAGAAACCATTGCTGAATTGGACAAGGTACAGCTTGACTGA